One genomic window of Streptomyces spiramyceticus includes the following:
- a CDS encoding FG-GAP and VCBS repeat-containing protein translates to MSGRVLRRTAVTATVVVSAALLTPAAHAATSAASTLRLQDDFNGDGYRDVVTTAPTATVSGKSGAGYVAVLYGSSTGLNTSRKKVISQDTTGIPGTAESGDNYGSAVSSADLDNDGYADLIVGASGEDVGTVQGAGALAVIWGSASGLSSGSTLLNNTNASQYLGAGVAAGDFDGDGHKDVVTEATTGGGLQLLSGPFHRDGSAARKSTFPDNLPEGGLSPGRLAAGDVDGDGITDVVGSAHVNSDSGSGPPIAVYWRGTTSGFAEHVFLGVEADEVALGDLDHDGYADLVAGQWSTGYDQDMDPMSKGGMITVFYGSATGPDVGGRVKYNQDSPGIPGAAEAFDSFGRGISVGDINGDGYADATIGVPGEDFNGKTDAGALVALFGSASGLTTSGAKAYNQGTSGIPGTAESADTFGTATKLVDANKDGKADLLVGAPGENSREGGVWVLRGTSTGITTSGSWSFSPGTLGTTRANARLGSDFNHF, encoded by the coding sequence GTGTCAGGACGCGTACTTCGCAGGACCGCAGTCACGGCCACGGTGGTGGTGTCTGCAGCGTTGCTGACGCCCGCCGCGCACGCCGCGACATCCGCTGCGAGCACCCTGAGGCTGCAGGACGACTTCAACGGTGACGGCTACCGCGACGTGGTGACCACCGCGCCGACGGCCACAGTCAGTGGAAAGTCCGGGGCCGGCTACGTCGCAGTGCTCTACGGCTCCTCCACGGGACTGAACACCAGCCGCAAGAAAGTCATCAGCCAGGACACCACTGGTATCCCCGGCACCGCCGAGAGCGGTGACAACTACGGAAGCGCGGTCTCCAGCGCCGACCTGGACAACGATGGCTACGCCGACCTGATCGTCGGCGCATCGGGTGAGGACGTGGGCACCGTGCAGGGCGCCGGCGCGCTGGCCGTCATCTGGGGCAGCGCGAGCGGGCTGTCCTCCGGGAGCACCCTGCTCAACAACACCAACGCGAGCCAGTACCTGGGCGCGGGCGTCGCCGCCGGCGACTTCGACGGCGACGGCCACAAAGACGTCGTCACGGAGGCTACAACCGGCGGAGGGCTGCAGTTGCTGAGCGGCCCGTTCCACCGCGACGGATCAGCCGCAAGAAAATCGACGTTCCCAGACAACTTGCCGGAGGGCGGCCTGAGCCCGGGCCGGCTGGCGGCCGGGGACGTCGACGGCGACGGCATCACCGACGTGGTGGGCTCCGCACATGTCAACAGCGACTCCGGCAGTGGACCTCCGATCGCGGTGTACTGGCGTGGCACCACCTCCGGCTTCGCCGAACACGTCTTCCTGGGAGTCGAAGCCGACGAAGTGGCCCTCGGCGATCTGGACCATGACGGGTACGCCGACCTGGTCGCCGGACAATGGTCGACGGGATACGACCAGGACATGGATCCGATGAGCAAGGGCGGCATGATCACCGTCTTCTACGGCAGCGCCACCGGCCCCGACGTCGGCGGCCGGGTGAAGTACAACCAGGACAGTCCTGGCATCCCCGGGGCCGCCGAGGCCTTCGACAGCTTCGGCAGGGGCATCAGCGTCGGCGACATCAACGGCGACGGCTACGCCGACGCCACCATCGGGGTGCCCGGAGAGGACTTCAACGGCAAGACCGACGCCGGTGCCCTGGTAGCCCTGTTCGGTTCCGCGTCCGGCCTGACCACCAGCGGTGCCAAGGCCTACAACCAGGGAACGTCGGGCATCCCCGGCACCGCTGAATCGGCCGACACTTTCGGCACGGCTACGAAGCTCGTCGATGCCAACAAGGACGGCAAGGCCGACCTCCTGGTCGGCGCTCCGGGCGAGAACAGCCGCGAGGGCGGCGTATGGGTCCTGCGAGGCACCTCCACCGGCATCACCACCTCCGGCTCTTGGTCCTTCAGCCCCGGCACCCTCGGGACCACCAGGGCAAACGCCCGACTCGGCAGCGACTTCAACCACTTCTAG
- a CDS encoding transposase, translating to MVDGDRREVIDAIAWKFPTGSQWVHLPEKYGNWRAIDGAWEQVFTTLLSQGRNRGRSLTGRRCRLHDRACASARGRGP from the coding sequence GTGGTCGATGGCGACCGCCGTGAGGTGATCGATGCGATCGCGTGGAAGTTCCCGACCGGATCGCAGTGGGTCCACCTGCCCGAGAAGTACGGCAACTGGAGGGCCATCGACGGCGCGTGGGAGCAGGTGTTCACTACGCTGCTCTCCCAGGGCCGAAACCGAGGACGATCCTTGACGGGTCGTCGCTGTCGACTCCACGATCGTGCATGCGCATCAGCACGCGGCCGAGGCCCCTAA
- a CDS encoding transporter substrate-binding domain-containing protein — protein MTILTAAITRDLAPNGALRASINLGNPVLTQGTPTAPTGVTVDIAREVGARLKVPVELVCFDAARKSYEAMTAGQADICFLAIEPAREAEVAFTAPYVVIEGVYVVPSDSAFTTAADVDRAGVRIGVKRGSAYDLFLSRTLQHASVVRGEEGVDEFRAQGLEVAAGIRQPMTEFVATHSEVRLIEGRFMQIQQAVGTTTTRRPETVEFLRDVVEELKASGFVADALRRANQSDTMVAPPG, from the coding sequence ATGACGATCTTGACTGCTGCTATCACCAGGGATCTGGCGCCGAATGGCGCGCTGCGAGCCTCAATCAATCTGGGTAACCCGGTCCTGACCCAGGGCACGCCGACGGCGCCGACCGGCGTTACGGTCGACATTGCGCGTGAGGTCGGTGCGAGGCTGAAAGTGCCGGTGGAACTGGTCTGCTTCGATGCGGCACGTAAGTCGTACGAGGCGATGACTGCGGGCCAGGCCGACATCTGCTTCCTGGCCATCGAGCCCGCGCGTGAGGCTGAGGTTGCCTTCACCGCACCGTATGTCGTGATCGAGGGGGTTTACGTCGTGCCCAGCGACTCAGCCTTCACCACGGCCGCTGACGTCGACCGTGCAGGCGTGCGTATCGGCGTGAAGCGTGGGTCCGCCTACGACCTCTTTCTCTCCCGCACCCTTCAGCACGCGAGCGTCGTGCGCGGAGAGGAAGGAGTCGACGAGTTCCGCGCTCAGGGCCTGGAGGTCGCGGCCGGCATCAGGCAGCCGATGACCGAGTTCGTCGCGACGCATTCCGAAGTCCGACTGATCGAGGGCCGGTTCATGCAGATACAGCAGGCGGTGGGCACGACCACGACCCGACGCCCCGAGACCGTCGAGTTCCTCAGGGACGTCGTCGAGGAGCTGAAAGCCAGCGGATTCGTTGCCGACGCTCTTCGACGCGCGAATCAATCCGACACCATGGTCGCCCCACCCGGGTAG
- a CDS encoding SpoIIE family protein phosphatase has protein sequence MDEQMPIGELISGAAQDAGGWLGALSVAQVATSSDGTIVRWNHAAQELLGHTPPEVVGRHIADLLHPGADRSLGRSLWETAATGRGVMGTVTAWHRDGHPLELEIWACPVHGGRHGASAVLVFAADAHAARRIRGSSAVWDGLFSRSPVGIAVLDTQLRFLQVNPALEAMNGLPESAHVGRRLAELLPEVNAAEMEEAMRQVLDTGEPVLDRRRTGRTPADPEHDRVWSCSYVRVEDPGGRPIGVIASLLDVTEQQRAHTEAEAGRRRLALLSEASVRMGASLELERTAQELADLAVPELADAVSVDILDTLACGDEPGAGLAGGVALRRLGKAPLTGSTITGILAPLGRTLAFPAAAPYIQALAARQPFLIAHLDERAISPAARHSTAPAQLLKAGVHSFMMVPLVARDLVLGIATFYRTRPVGPYGSDDVTLAGELAARAAVSIDNARLYLREHETAVVLQRSMLPQHVTPPPGIDIAHRYLPASDVNEVGGDWYDVLHLPGGKAALLIGDVMGHGIAAAAVMGRLSASVRALARLDMSPTELLHQLEAALADLAEPMLATFLYVVCDPTTGRCTITRAGHPPPAVAEPDGTVHLIKTPPGAPLGVGGIDFTTTGITLPPGSVLVLYTDGLIEARGRDIDERLGDLTRLLTEPQRPLDHLCDLLITRLVPASADDDIALLTARIGNTPRPHPADGSG, from the coding sequence ATGGATGAGCAGATGCCGATCGGGGAGCTGATCAGCGGTGCCGCCCAGGATGCCGGAGGGTGGCTGGGGGCTCTGTCGGTGGCGCAGGTGGCCACCAGCTCTGACGGGACGATCGTGCGGTGGAACCATGCCGCGCAGGAACTGCTCGGCCACACCCCGCCGGAGGTGGTGGGGCGGCACATCGCCGACCTTCTGCATCCTGGAGCCGACAGAAGCCTCGGCCGGTCTCTCTGGGAGACCGCCGCCACGGGTCGCGGGGTGATGGGCACGGTGACCGCCTGGCACCGCGACGGCCACCCGCTGGAGCTGGAGATCTGGGCCTGTCCGGTACACGGTGGGCGGCACGGAGCGTCGGCGGTGCTCGTCTTCGCCGCCGACGCCCATGCGGCACGCCGCATCCGGGGCTCGTCAGCCGTGTGGGACGGGCTGTTCTCCCGATCACCGGTCGGGATCGCCGTCCTCGACACGCAGCTGCGGTTCCTGCAGGTCAACCCGGCGCTCGAAGCGATGAACGGCCTCCCGGAATCCGCACACGTGGGCCGTCGTCTGGCCGAATTGCTGCCTGAGGTGAACGCTGCCGAGATGGAGGAGGCGATGCGGCAGGTGCTGGACACCGGGGAGCCGGTCCTTGACCGGCGACGCACTGGGCGAACGCCGGCCGATCCGGAGCACGACCGGGTGTGGTCGTGCTCGTATGTGCGGGTGGAAGATCCCGGCGGCCGGCCGATCGGCGTGATCGCCTCCCTGCTCGACGTCACCGAGCAGCAGCGGGCCCACACCGAGGCGGAGGCGGGCCGCCGCAGGCTCGCCCTGCTCAGCGAGGCCAGCGTCCGCATGGGCGCCAGCCTGGAGCTGGAGCGCACCGCTCAGGAGCTGGCCGACCTTGCCGTTCCGGAGCTCGCCGACGCCGTCAGCGTCGACATCCTGGACACCCTTGCGTGCGGCGACGAGCCGGGGGCCGGGCTGGCCGGGGGCGTGGCGCTGCGGCGCCTGGGCAAAGCCCCGCTCACCGGCTCCACCATCACCGGCATTCTCGCCCCGCTCGGCAGAACCCTCGCCTTCCCCGCCGCCGCCCCCTACATCCAGGCTCTCGCCGCCCGCCAGCCCTTCCTGATCGCCCACCTCGACGAACGGGCCATCTCCCCCGCGGCCCGCCACTCCACCGCACCGGCCCAACTCCTCAAGGCGGGCGTGCACTCGTTCATGATGGTCCCGCTCGTCGCCCGGGACCTGGTACTCGGCATCGCCACCTTCTACCGCACCCGACCTGTCGGCCCCTACGGATCCGACGACGTCACCCTCGCCGGCGAACTCGCCGCCCGCGCCGCAGTCAGCATCGACAACGCGCGCCTCTACCTACGTGAACACGAGACCGCGGTCGTCCTCCAGCGCAGCATGCTGCCGCAGCACGTCACCCCGCCACCCGGCATCGACATCGCCCACCGCTACCTGCCCGCGAGCGATGTCAACGAAGTCGGTGGCGACTGGTACGACGTACTGCACCTCCCCGGCGGCAAAGCAGCTCTCCTCATCGGCGACGTCATGGGCCATGGCATCGCCGCCGCCGCGGTCATGGGACGACTCTCCGCCAGCGTCAGGGCCCTGGCCCGCCTCGACATGTCCCCGACCGAACTGCTGCACCAGCTGGAAGCCGCCCTCGCCGACCTCGCCGAGCCGATGCTCGCCACCTTCCTGTACGTCGTCTGCGACCCCACCACCGGCCGCTGCACCATCACCCGTGCCGGGCATCCACCGCCTGCCGTGGCAGAGCCGGACGGCACGGTCCACCTGATCAAGACCCCGCCCGGCGCGCCTCTCGGCGTCGGCGGCATCGACTTCACCACCACCGGCATCACCCTGCCCCCCGGCAGTGTCCTCGTGCTCTACACCGACGGCCTGATCGAGGCTCGCGGCCGCGACATCGACGAACGCCTCGGCGACCTCACTCGCCTGCTCACCGAACCCCAACGACCGCTCGACCACCTGTGCGACCTGCTGATCACCCGCCTGGTCCCGGCATCCGCCGACGACGACATCGCCCTGCTCACCGCCCGCATCGGCAACACGCCACGGCCGCACCCAGCAGACGGCTCCGGTTGA
- a CDS encoding aminoglycoside phosphotransferase family protein: MHPGLHPIDDGLVRRLIAGQFPQWAGLAVERFPSGGTVNAMYRLGAGMVVRLPLVKGGAKDVLMERDWLPRLASRLPTAIPEVLGAGEPAEGYPWPWSVYRWLPGENPEAGALSEPVLLAKDLAEFVTTIRNITLPGAPEAHRGGPLASLDASTRAAIEELREIPQESVDCDAAAAVWEDALRAPAWDGPPVWLHADLMPGNLLVDGGRLTSVIDFGCMGVGDPACDLFPAWNLLPTDAREVLREALGVDDATWNRGRGRTLSQALIALPYYRRTNPAMAHNARHVIRAVLGED; the protein is encoded by the coding sequence ATGCATCCCGGCCTGCACCCCATCGACGACGGCCTCGTACGGCGGCTGATCGCCGGGCAGTTCCCCCAGTGGGCAGGGCTGGCGGTGGAGCGGTTTCCGTCCGGCGGCACGGTCAACGCCATGTATCGGCTGGGCGCCGGCATGGTCGTACGGCTGCCGCTGGTGAAAGGCGGAGCCAAGGACGTATTGATGGAGCGAGATTGGCTGCCTCGCCTCGCGTCCCGGCTGCCCACGGCCATCCCCGAGGTGCTCGGGGCCGGGGAGCCCGCCGAGGGGTATCCGTGGCCGTGGTCGGTGTACCGGTGGCTGCCGGGGGAGAACCCCGAGGCGGGGGCGCTGAGCGAGCCCGTGCTGCTGGCCAAGGATCTGGCCGAGTTCGTGACGACGATACGGAACATCACTCTGCCGGGGGCGCCGGAGGCCCACCGTGGCGGGCCGCTCGCCTCGCTCGACGCGTCGACCCGGGCGGCGATCGAGGAACTGCGCGAGATCCCGCAGGAGAGCGTCGACTGCGACGCCGCGGCCGCCGTATGGGAGGACGCGCTGCGGGCCCCGGCCTGGGACGGGCCGCCGGTGTGGCTGCATGCCGATCTGATGCCGGGCAATCTGCTGGTGGACGGTGGCAGGCTGACCTCGGTGATCGACTTCGGGTGCATGGGGGTGGGTGATCCGGCCTGCGATCTGTTCCCGGCGTGGAATCTGCTGCCGACCGATGCAAGGGAGGTCTTGCGCGAGGCGCTCGGCGTGGACGACGCGACCTGGAACCGCGGCCGGGGGCGGACGCTCTCGCAGGCGCTGATTGCGCTGCCGTACTACCGGAGGACGAACCCGGCGATGGCGCACAACGCCCGGCACGTGATCCGGGCGGTGCTGGGAGAGGACTGA
- a CDS encoding site-2 protease family protein, giving the protein MNSSVRIGRVQGVPLRIHWTVPLLVVLFGYSLGSQTLPAWIPEQSNATYTAGGLAGALLLLGSLLAHEAAHAITARRKGIPVQNITLWALGGMTQMGKPHAPGAAFLVAISGPLTSLVVGAAALGAGLGLDAVFGWAAPAAVLVWLGWVNFVLGAFNLLPAAPLDGGRVVQAVMWWRTGDRDRAERAAARSGQVFGFLLIAFGWLSVLRGALGGLWLMVVGFFIMIVANAERQHAGLAAALRGIRAVDAMSRPVETCPDWVSVERCVDEVAVRARHSTLPLIDFEGRPSGMVHLPQLAKTPLPQRETLRVRDVAIPLSQCSTCAPDDLLEDVLEKVHPGSGMRILVIDGQRLVGIITARDLSRLVQRNTLRGTDSQ; this is encoded by the coding sequence ATGAACAGCTCGGTACGGATCGGACGAGTCCAGGGGGTGCCGCTGCGCATTCATTGGACCGTGCCCCTGCTCGTCGTGCTCTTCGGGTACAGCCTGGGGAGCCAGACGCTCCCAGCCTGGATTCCGGAACAGTCGAACGCCACATACACCGCCGGCGGCCTGGCTGGTGCCCTGCTGCTTCTCGGGAGCCTGCTCGCCCATGAGGCCGCCCACGCGATCACGGCCCGGAGGAAGGGCATCCCGGTTCAGAACATCACGCTCTGGGCGCTGGGCGGGATGACGCAGATGGGCAAGCCGCACGCGCCCGGTGCGGCCTTCCTCGTAGCCATCAGCGGGCCGCTCACCAGCCTGGTCGTAGGCGCAGCGGCGCTCGGGGCAGGCCTCGGGCTGGACGCCGTGTTCGGCTGGGCGGCGCCCGCGGCTGTCCTGGTGTGGCTGGGGTGGGTGAACTTTGTGCTGGGAGCGTTCAATCTCCTGCCTGCCGCGCCGCTCGACGGAGGGCGGGTGGTGCAGGCGGTGATGTGGTGGCGCACTGGAGACCGGGACCGGGCCGAACGAGCAGCCGCACGCAGTGGGCAGGTTTTCGGCTTCCTGCTGATCGCCTTCGGATGGCTTTCGGTGCTGCGCGGTGCACTGGGCGGTCTGTGGCTGATGGTCGTCGGCTTCTTCATCATGATCGTCGCCAACGCGGAGCGGCAGCACGCCGGGCTGGCCGCAGCCCTGCGCGGGATACGAGCAGTCGATGCCATGTCGAGGCCCGTGGAAACCTGCCCCGACTGGGTGAGCGTGGAACGTTGCGTCGACGAGGTTGCGGTGCGGGCCCGCCACTCGACCCTGCCCCTGATCGACTTCGAAGGACGCCCCAGCGGCATGGTCCACCTGCCGCAGCTCGCGAAGACGCCGCTGCCGCAGCGGGAGACGCTGCGCGTGCGTGACGTGGCGATCCCGCTGTCGCAGTGCAGCACGTGCGCGCCGGACGACCTCCTGGAAGACGTACTGGAAAAGGTCCACCCCGGCAGCGGCATGCGGATCCTCGTCATCGATGGCCAGCGCCTGGTGGGCATCATCACCGCGCGTGACCTCTCGCGGCTCGTTCAGCGCAACACACTCCGCGGCACGGACAGCCAGTGA
- a CDS encoding terpene synthase family protein, whose amino-acid sequence MRDAPALPEQPAFYCPIETAIHPDVNLLEQTADNWLAEHSLYRTPYERATVLGSNAAEFFGRLTPTAPTDRLQTAVNWCYWGFAFDDARCDAGPANYDTARFVDLASRLLRLLETGTCAEPDRYAAALYAIAHSVQQIATPTQFRRWTEAQRAWLLGVSWQISNDYRKHVPSVSDYLSMRMHACGAGPCTAMIEIVNGINVGDPLDTPPVRALTELTWTIGGIDNDLMSYRKEAQHAQTGQNLVTVIAHQDHCTPSQALHAAVALRDHLMALFLQLREQLLTTAPPALRHYLTDLGHTIRGNLEWSARVPRYNGPGPSAPLRWARQPAAGERHPLPHIAWWWDQLDRDKT is encoded by the coding sequence ATGCGGGACGCCCCTGCCCTGCCCGAACAACCGGCGTTCTACTGCCCCATAGAGACTGCCATCCACCCCGACGTAAACCTGCTCGAGCAGACAGCCGACAACTGGCTCGCCGAGCACAGCCTCTACCGCACCCCCTACGAGCGCGCCACGGTCCTGGGCTCGAATGCGGCCGAGTTCTTCGGCAGGCTCACCCCCACCGCGCCCACCGATCGCCTCCAGACAGCCGTGAACTGGTGCTATTGGGGCTTCGCGTTCGACGATGCCCGATGCGACGCAGGCCCGGCCAACTATGACACCGCCCGGTTCGTGGACCTGGCCAGCCGACTCCTGCGCCTGCTGGAGACCGGCACCTGTGCCGAACCCGACCGCTACGCCGCCGCCCTGTACGCCATCGCCCACAGCGTCCAGCAGATCGCCACGCCTACGCAGTTCAGACGCTGGACCGAAGCACAGCGAGCTTGGCTCCTGGGCGTCAGCTGGCAGATCAGCAACGACTACCGCAAGCACGTGCCATCGGTCAGCGACTACCTGTCCATGCGGATGCACGCCTGCGGAGCAGGCCCCTGCACAGCGATGATCGAAATAGTCAACGGCATCAACGTCGGCGACCCCCTCGACACACCGCCGGTCCGGGCCCTGACCGAACTGACCTGGACGATCGGGGGCATCGACAACGACCTCATGTCCTACCGCAAGGAAGCCCAGCACGCACAGACAGGCCAGAACCTCGTGACAGTGATCGCTCACCAAGACCACTGCACACCCTCCCAGGCACTCCACGCAGCCGTAGCGCTCCGCGACCACCTCATGGCCCTCTTCCTCCAGCTACGCGAACAGCTCCTCACGACCGCCCCGCCCGCGCTGCGTCACTACCTCACCGACCTCGGTCACACCATCCGCGGCAACCTCGAATGGAGCGCCAGAGTCCCCCGCTACAACGGCCCCGGCCCATCCGCGCCGCTGCGCTGGGCACGTCAACCAGCAGCCGGCGAGCGGCATCCCCTGCCGCATATCGCCTGGTGGTGGGACCAACTCGACCGGGACAAAACATGA
- a CDS encoding cytochrome P450, which yields MHADRPALRTGVAPGALPGIGHAWQLRTRPLEFLASLPAYGDLVEIGFGPRRAYVVCHPELVHHILSDGRTFDKGGPFMDKLQQIMGDSIGTCAHAPHRRRRQLVQPAFHPHRLRDYSHLMNRQIAAVLETWRDGQVIDAAAEMDEITARVAACTMFAADLGPATIAEVRHCLSVLLDGLFKRMTAPLPLLEKLPTPANRRFDAALTRLNAIVHQMVAAYRRSGNDHGDVLSMLLTARDESGGSLSDSEIRDEVVTLFLAGMETTASVLIWTLHLIGQHPEIEERLQAEVGTVTDGRTAGFDDLPKLRLTGRILAEALRLYPPAWLSTRVATQQAEVAGTVIPSGTAIVYSPYLIQRRADIFPDPEIFDPERWLPDCGPAPQRGAYVPFGGGARKCPGDVFGLTEATLALAAIAGQWTLHPLPGVRVTPQTRGPLRPDRLLLRIQRRSRHGHGS from the coding sequence GTGCACGCCGACCGTCCCGCGCTGAGGACAGGGGTCGCCCCAGGCGCCCTGCCGGGGATAGGCCACGCCTGGCAGCTGCGGACGCGGCCCCTGGAGTTCTTGGCTTCCCTGCCCGCCTACGGCGACCTGGTCGAGATCGGGTTCGGGCCCCGACGCGCCTACGTGGTCTGCCATCCCGAGCTGGTGCACCACATCCTGTCCGATGGACGCACCTTCGACAAGGGCGGCCCCTTCATGGACAAGCTCCAGCAGATCATGGGCGACTCCATCGGGACCTGCGCGCATGCGCCTCATCGTCGGCGGCGCCAACTGGTGCAGCCGGCCTTCCACCCTCACCGGCTACGGGACTACTCGCACCTGATGAACCGCCAGATCGCCGCGGTGCTGGAAACCTGGCGCGACGGGCAGGTGATCGATGCCGCCGCCGAAATGGATGAGATCACCGCCAGGGTAGCGGCCTGCACCATGTTCGCGGCCGACCTGGGACCCGCGACCATCGCCGAAGTCCGCCATTGCCTGTCCGTCCTGCTCGACGGGCTCTTCAAGCGCATGACGGCACCGCTGCCCCTACTGGAGAAACTCCCCACCCCGGCCAACCGCCGCTTCGACGCCGCGCTCACTCGCCTCAACGCCATCGTCCATCAGATGGTCGCCGCCTACCGGCGCAGCGGCAACGACCATGGTGATGTGCTTTCCATGCTGCTGACCGCCCGTGACGAGTCCGGCGGCTCCTTGAGCGACTCAGAGATCCGCGACGAGGTCGTCACTTTGTTCCTCGCCGGAATGGAGACCACCGCATCAGTCCTGATCTGGACGCTGCATCTGATCGGACAGCACCCCGAGATCGAGGAGCGGCTTCAGGCCGAGGTCGGCACAGTGACCGACGGCAGGACAGCGGGGTTCGACGACCTGCCCAAACTCCGGCTGACGGGGCGCATCCTGGCCGAAGCATTGCGCCTGTACCCGCCGGCATGGTTGTCCACCCGGGTGGCCACCCAACAGGCCGAAGTCGCGGGCACTGTGATCCCCTCGGGTACCGCAATCGTCTACAGCCCCTATCTGATCCAGCGCCGAGCCGATATCTTTCCCGACCCCGAAATCTTTGACCCCGAACGGTGGCTGCCCGACTGCGGCCCCGCCCCGCAGCGCGGCGCCTACGTACCGTTCGGTGGCGGCGCCCGCAAATGCCCAGGCGACGTCTTCGGTCTCACCGAAGCCACCCTGGCCCTCGCCGCAATCGCCGGGCAGTGGACGCTCCACCCCCTTCCCGGAGTACGAGTCACGCCGCAAACCCGCGGCCCCCTGCGACCGGACCGACTTCTTCTACGCATTCAGCGCCGATCCCGTCACGGCCACGGGAGCTGA
- a CDS encoding polyprenyl synthetase family protein, with the protein MAALPLQFPPPGSADDIDLASLRQAVGVALREFLHSKNRTADNPRLSPLIEVLQDFVAAGGKRVRPLLCCCGWYAAAGSGAFAPVFQVAVALELFHTFALIHDDMMDASETRRSRPSVHRALAAGFEGHRDAHTAELLGRHSAILLGDLALVWSDHLLQTSALTAVQRAAVLPLLDAMRTEVMLGQYLDLCHAGRAGGDVESALQIARFKTAKYTVERPLQIGAALAGASPDTLAACTAYALPIGEAYQLRDDLLGVFGDPALTGKSALEDLRAGKHTALLAIALRNADAFEAAVLRRLVGDPTLDENGAAAVRGVLTATGAREEVEAMIRSRRRQALGALDRSPFQPAARTALRALARTTTERTA; encoded by the coding sequence ATGGCAGCGCTTCCCCTGCAGTTCCCCCCACCGGGGAGTGCGGACGACATCGACCTGGCGTCGCTCCGGCAGGCGGTGGGCGTGGCACTGCGCGAGTTCCTCCACAGCAAGAACCGCACGGCGGACAACCCTCGCCTGTCGCCGTTGATCGAGGTGCTGCAGGACTTCGTCGCCGCCGGAGGCAAGCGAGTGCGTCCCCTGCTGTGCTGTTGTGGCTGGTACGCGGCAGCGGGATCCGGCGCGTTCGCCCCGGTGTTCCAAGTGGCGGTGGCACTGGAGCTCTTCCACACCTTCGCTCTCATCCACGACGACATGATGGATGCCTCGGAGACCCGGCGTAGTCGACCCAGCGTCCACCGCGCGCTTGCCGCCGGCTTCGAGGGGCACAGGGACGCGCACACGGCCGAACTGCTCGGCAGGCACAGCGCGATCCTGCTGGGCGACCTCGCCCTGGTGTGGTCGGACCATCTGCTTCAGACCAGCGCCCTCACCGCAGTCCAGCGCGCCGCCGTCCTGCCACTCCTCGATGCCATGCGCACAGAGGTCATGCTCGGCCAGTACCTCGACCTGTGCCATGCCGGCCGGGCGGGCGGCGATGTCGAGTCCGCGTTGCAAATCGCCCGTTTCAAAACCGCCAAGTACACCGTCGAGCGGCCGCTCCAGATCGGCGCTGCCCTCGCCGGGGCCTCCCCTGACACCCTCGCGGCCTGCACCGCGTACGCCCTCCCGATCGGAGAGGCGTACCAGTTACGCGACGACCTCCTCGGAGTCTTCGGCGATCCGGCCCTCACCGGCAAGTCCGCTCTGGAGGACTTGCGTGCCGGGAAGCACACCGCGCTGCTCGCCATCGCCCTGCGCAACGCCGACGCCTTCGAAGCCGCTGTCCTCCGCCGCCTTGTCGGCGACCCCACACTCGACGAGAACGGTGCCGCAGCCGTGCGAGGCGTCCTCACCGCCACAGGAGCCCGCGAAGAAGTCGAAGCCATGATCCGCAGCCGTCGCAGACAAGCACTCGGGGCATTGGACCGCTCCCCGTTTCAGCCCGCCGCCCGGACCGCACTGAGGGCGCTGGCCCGCACCACCACGGAGCGCACGGCATGA